The Phacochoerus africanus isolate WHEZ1 chromosome 15, ROS_Pafr_v1, whole genome shotgun sequence genome has a segment encoding these proteins:
- the HIP1R gene encoding huntingtin-interacting protein 1-related protein isoform X2 produces MRLKLKDGAYLGLGAGAVGLLSVQSPPSSFLLPSVRSFQLTVEMFDYMDCELKLSESVFRQLNTAIAVSQMSSGQCRLAPLIQVIQDCSHLYHYTVKLMFKLHSCLPADTLQGHRDRFHEQFHSLRNFFRRASDMLYFKRLIQIPRLPEGPPNFLRASALAEHIKPVVVIPEEAPEDEEPENLIEISTGPPAGEPAVVADLFEQTFGPPNGSMKDDRDLQIESLKREVETLRAELDKIKLEAQRYISQLKGQVNALEAELEEQRKQKQKALVDNEQLRHELSQLRAAQLEGERNQGLREEAEKKASATEARYNKLKEKHSELINTHAELLRKNADTAKQLTVTQQSQEEVARVKEQLAFQVEQVKRESEMKLEEQSDQLEKLKRELEAKAAELVRVQEALSRTEQSGSELSSRLDTLSVEKDALSSTVRQREADLLAAQSLVREKEAALSQEQQRSSQERNELQGRLADKEFQEQRLQQRLLDEQFAMLRGTAAEAERILQDAMGKLDDPLHLRCTSSPDYLVSRAQAALDSMSALEKGHAQYLTSRADASALVAALTRFSHLAADTIVHGGATSHLAPTDPADRLIDTCKECGARALELVGQLQDQQALLQAQPSRVRTPLQGILQLGQELKPKSLDVRQEELGAMVDKEMAATSAAIEDAVRRIEDMMNQARHASSGVKLEVNERILNSCTDLMKAIRLLVTTSTSLQKEIVESGRGAATQQEFYAKNSRWTEGLISASKAVGWGATQLVESADKVVLHTGKYEELIVCSHEIAASTAQLVAASKVKADKHSPHLSRLQECSRTVNEMAANVVASTKSGQEQIEDRDTMDFSGLSLIKLKKQEMETQVRVLELEKTLEVERVRLGELRKQHYMLAGAVGTPSEEEPSRPSAAPHSGTSKKPPLAQKPSVTPRQDHQLDKKDGIYSAQLVNY; encoded by the exons ATGAGGCTAAAGCTGAAGGATGGGGCATACTTGGGACTGGGCGCTGGGGCTGTTGGACTGCTGTCTGTGCAGAG ccctccctcctccttcctccttccctctgtccGTAGCTTTCAGCTCACCGTGGAGATGTTTGATTACATGGATTGTGAGCTGAAGCTCTCCGAATCAG TGTTCCGGCAGCTCAACACGGCCATTGCTGTGTCCCAGATGTCCTCGGGCCAATGCCGCCTGGCGCCCCTCATCCAGGTCATCCAGGACTGCAGCCATCTCTACCACTACACTGTCAAGCTCATGTTCAAGCTGCACTCCT GTCTCCCCGCAGACACCCTGCAAGGCCACAGGGACCGGTTCCACGAGCAGTTTCACAG CCTCAGAAACTTCTTCCGCAGAGCTTCTGACATGCTCTACTTCAAGCGGCTCATCCAGATCCCCCGGCTGCCCGAG GGACCCCCCAATTTCCTGCGGGCTTCGGCGCTGGCCGAGCACATCAAGCCCGTGGTGGTGATCCCCGAGGAGGCCCCCGAGGATGAGGAACCCGAGAACCTCATTGAGATCAGCACAGGGCCCCCCGCGGGGGAGCCAGCG GTGGTGGCTGACCTCTTCGAGCAGACGTTTGGACCCCCCAATGGCTCTATGAAGGACGACAG GGACCTCCAGATCGAGAGCTTGAAGAGGGAAGTGGAGACCCTCCGTGCAGAGCTGGACAAGATCAAGCTGGAG GCCCAGCGGTACATCTCGCAGCTGAAGGGCCAGGTGAACGcactggaggcagagctggaggagcagcggaagcagaagcagaaggcCCTGGTGGACAACGAGCAGCTCCGCCACGAGCTGTCCCAGCTGCGCGCTGCCCAGCTGGAGGGCGAGCGGAACCAGGGCCTACGCGAGGAGGCCGAGA AGAAGGCCAGTGCCACGGAGGCACGCTACAACAAGCTGAAGGAAAAGCACAGTGAGCTCATCAACACACACGCCGAGCTTCTCAGAAAG AACGCAGACACCGCCAAGCAGCTGACTGTGACgcagcagagccaggaggagGTGGCACGGGTGAAGGAGCAGCTGGCCTTCCAGGTGGAGCAGGTGAAACGGGAGTCGGAGATGAAG CTGGAGGAGCAGAGTGACCAGCTGGAGAAGCTCAAGAGGGAGCTGGAGGCCAAGGCAGCAGAGCTGGTGCGCGTGCAGGAGGCCCTGAGCCGCACAGAGCAG AGCGGGTCGGAGCTGAGCTCGAGACTGGACACCCTGAGCGTGGAGAAGGATGCACTGAGCAGCACTGTGCGGCAGCGGGAGGCTGACCTGCTGGCAGCCCAGAGCCTGGTTCGGGAGAAGGAGGCGGCGCTGAGCCAGGAGCAGCAGCGCAGCTCCCAGGAGAGGAATGAACTGCAGGGGCGGCTGGCGGACAAG GAGTTTCAGGAGCAGAGGCTGCAGCAGAGACTCCTAGATGAGCAGTTTGCAATGCTCCGGGGCACTGCTGCTGAGGCCGAGCGCATCCTGCAGGACGCCATGGGCAAGCTGGACGACCCCCTGCACCTGCGCTGCACCAGCTCCCCGG ATTACCTGGTGAGCAGGGCCCAGGCAGCCCTGGACTCCATGAGTGCCCTGGAGAAGGGCCATGCTCAGTACCTGACCTCCAGGGCAG ATGCCTCTGCCCTGGTGGCAGCCCTGACCCGGTTCTCCCACCTGGCTGCAGACACCATCGTCCATGGCGGTGCCACCTCCCACCTGGCCCCCACTGACCCTGCTGACC GCCTGATTGACACCTGCAAGGAGTGTGGGGCCCGGGCTCTGGAGCTCGTGGGCCAGCTGCAGGATCAGCAGGCTCTGTTGCAGGCCCAGCCCAGCCGGGTGCGGACCCCTCTGCAGGGCATCCTTCAGCTGGGCCAG GAGCTGAAGCCTAAGAGCTTGGATGTGCGTCAGGAGGAGCTTGGGGCTATGGTGGACAAGGAGATGGCGGCCACGTCTGCGGCTATCGAAGATGCCGTTCGGAGGATAGAG GACATGATGAACCAGGCCCGCCATGCCAGCTCTGGGGTGAAGCTGGAGGTGAATGAGAG GATCCTCAATTCCTGCACAGACTTGATGAAG GCCATCCGGCTCCTGGTAACAACGTCCACCAGCCTGCAGAAGGAGATTGTGGAGAGCGGCAGG GGGGCAGCCACACAGCAGGAATTTTATGCCAAGAACTCAAGGTGGACGGAAGGTCTCATCTCTGCCTCCAAGGCCGTGGGCTGGGGAGCCACGCAGCTGGT GGAGTCAGCCGACAAGGTGGTGCTTCACACGGGCAAGTACGAGGAGCTCATCGTCTGCTCCCACGAGATCGCAGCCAGCACAGCCCAGCTGGTGGCGGCCTCCAAG GTGAAGGCCGACAAGCACAGCCCCCACCTGAGTCGCCTGCAGGAGTGCTCACGCACCGTCAACGAGATGGCTGCCAACGTGGTGGCCTCCACCAAGTCAGGCCAGGAACAGATTGAGGACAGAG ACACCATGGACTTTTCTGGCCTCTCCCTCATCAAGCTGAAGAAGCAGGAGATGGAGACCCAG GTGCGGGTCCTGGAGCTGGAGAAAACCCTGGAGGTGGAGCGGGTGCGGCTGGGAGAGCTGCGGAAGCAGCATTACATGCTGGCCGGGGCCGTGGGGACGCCCAGTGAAGAGGAGCCCAGCCGGCCCAGCGCCGCCccccacagtgggacctccaagaagccacccctggcccagaagccCAGCGTGACCCCCAGACAGGACCACCAG CTCGACAAAAAAGATGGCATCTACTCTGCTCAACTCGTGAACTACTAG
- the HIP1R gene encoding huntingtin-interacting protein 1-related protein isoform X4 yields the protein MRLKLKDGAYLGLGAGAVGLLSVQSFQLTVEMFDYMDCELKLSESVFRQLNTAIAVSQMSSGQCRLAPLIQVIQDCSHLYHYTVKLMFKLHSCLPADTLQGHRDRFHEQFHSLRNFFRRASDMLYFKRLIQIPRLPEGPPNFLRASALAEHIKPVVVIPEEAPEDEEPENLIEISTGPPAGEPAVVADLFEQTFGPPNGSMKDDRDLQIESLKREVETLRAELDKIKLEAQRYISQLKGQVNALEAELEEQRKQKQKALVDNEQLRHELSQLRAAQLEGERNQGLREEAEKKASATEARYNKLKEKHSELINTHAELLRKNADTAKQLTVTQQSQEEVARVKEQLAFQVEQVKRESEMKLEEQSDQLEKLKRELEAKAAELVRVQEALSRTEQSGSELSSRLDTLSVEKDALSSTVRQREADLLAAQSLVREKEAALSQEQQRSSQERNELQGRLADKEFQEQRLQQRLLDEQFAMLRGTAAEAERILQDAMGKLDDPLHLRCTSSPDYLVSRAQAALDSMSALEKGHAQYLTSRADASALVAALTRFSHLAADTIVHGGATSHLAPTDPADRLIDTCKECGARALELVGQLQDQQALLQAQPSRVRTPLQGILQLGQELKPKSLDVRQEELGAMVDKEMAATSAAIEDAVRRIEDMMNQARHASSGVKLEVNERILNSCTDLMKAIRLLVTTSTSLQKEIVESGRGAATQQEFYAKNSRWTEGLISASKAVGWGATQLVESADKVVLHTGKYEELIVCSHEIAASTAQLVAASKVKADKHSPHLSRLQECSRTVNEMAANVVASTKSGQEQIEDRDTMDFSGLSLIKLKKQEMETQVRVLELEKTLEVERVRLGELRKQHYMLAGAVGTPSEEEPSRPSAAPHSGTSKKPPLAQKPSVTPRQDHQLDKKDGIYSAQLVNY from the exons ATGAGGCTAAAGCTGAAGGATGGGGCATACTTGGGACTGGGCGCTGGGGCTGTTGGACTGCTGTCTGTGCAGAG CTTTCAGCTCACCGTGGAGATGTTTGATTACATGGATTGTGAGCTGAAGCTCTCCGAATCAG TGTTCCGGCAGCTCAACACGGCCATTGCTGTGTCCCAGATGTCCTCGGGCCAATGCCGCCTGGCGCCCCTCATCCAGGTCATCCAGGACTGCAGCCATCTCTACCACTACACTGTCAAGCTCATGTTCAAGCTGCACTCCT GTCTCCCCGCAGACACCCTGCAAGGCCACAGGGACCGGTTCCACGAGCAGTTTCACAG CCTCAGAAACTTCTTCCGCAGAGCTTCTGACATGCTCTACTTCAAGCGGCTCATCCAGATCCCCCGGCTGCCCGAG GGACCCCCCAATTTCCTGCGGGCTTCGGCGCTGGCCGAGCACATCAAGCCCGTGGTGGTGATCCCCGAGGAGGCCCCCGAGGATGAGGAACCCGAGAACCTCATTGAGATCAGCACAGGGCCCCCCGCGGGGGAGCCAGCG GTGGTGGCTGACCTCTTCGAGCAGACGTTTGGACCCCCCAATGGCTCTATGAAGGACGACAG GGACCTCCAGATCGAGAGCTTGAAGAGGGAAGTGGAGACCCTCCGTGCAGAGCTGGACAAGATCAAGCTGGAG GCCCAGCGGTACATCTCGCAGCTGAAGGGCCAGGTGAACGcactggaggcagagctggaggagcagcggaagcagaagcagaaggcCCTGGTGGACAACGAGCAGCTCCGCCACGAGCTGTCCCAGCTGCGCGCTGCCCAGCTGGAGGGCGAGCGGAACCAGGGCCTACGCGAGGAGGCCGAGA AGAAGGCCAGTGCCACGGAGGCACGCTACAACAAGCTGAAGGAAAAGCACAGTGAGCTCATCAACACACACGCCGAGCTTCTCAGAAAG AACGCAGACACCGCCAAGCAGCTGACTGTGACgcagcagagccaggaggagGTGGCACGGGTGAAGGAGCAGCTGGCCTTCCAGGTGGAGCAGGTGAAACGGGAGTCGGAGATGAAG CTGGAGGAGCAGAGTGACCAGCTGGAGAAGCTCAAGAGGGAGCTGGAGGCCAAGGCAGCAGAGCTGGTGCGCGTGCAGGAGGCCCTGAGCCGCACAGAGCAG AGCGGGTCGGAGCTGAGCTCGAGACTGGACACCCTGAGCGTGGAGAAGGATGCACTGAGCAGCACTGTGCGGCAGCGGGAGGCTGACCTGCTGGCAGCCCAGAGCCTGGTTCGGGAGAAGGAGGCGGCGCTGAGCCAGGAGCAGCAGCGCAGCTCCCAGGAGAGGAATGAACTGCAGGGGCGGCTGGCGGACAAG GAGTTTCAGGAGCAGAGGCTGCAGCAGAGACTCCTAGATGAGCAGTTTGCAATGCTCCGGGGCACTGCTGCTGAGGCCGAGCGCATCCTGCAGGACGCCATGGGCAAGCTGGACGACCCCCTGCACCTGCGCTGCACCAGCTCCCCGG ATTACCTGGTGAGCAGGGCCCAGGCAGCCCTGGACTCCATGAGTGCCCTGGAGAAGGGCCATGCTCAGTACCTGACCTCCAGGGCAG ATGCCTCTGCCCTGGTGGCAGCCCTGACCCGGTTCTCCCACCTGGCTGCAGACACCATCGTCCATGGCGGTGCCACCTCCCACCTGGCCCCCACTGACCCTGCTGACC GCCTGATTGACACCTGCAAGGAGTGTGGGGCCCGGGCTCTGGAGCTCGTGGGCCAGCTGCAGGATCAGCAGGCTCTGTTGCAGGCCCAGCCCAGCCGGGTGCGGACCCCTCTGCAGGGCATCCTTCAGCTGGGCCAG GAGCTGAAGCCTAAGAGCTTGGATGTGCGTCAGGAGGAGCTTGGGGCTATGGTGGACAAGGAGATGGCGGCCACGTCTGCGGCTATCGAAGATGCCGTTCGGAGGATAGAG GACATGATGAACCAGGCCCGCCATGCCAGCTCTGGGGTGAAGCTGGAGGTGAATGAGAG GATCCTCAATTCCTGCACAGACTTGATGAAG GCCATCCGGCTCCTGGTAACAACGTCCACCAGCCTGCAGAAGGAGATTGTGGAGAGCGGCAGG GGGGCAGCCACACAGCAGGAATTTTATGCCAAGAACTCAAGGTGGACGGAAGGTCTCATCTCTGCCTCCAAGGCCGTGGGCTGGGGAGCCACGCAGCTGGT GGAGTCAGCCGACAAGGTGGTGCTTCACACGGGCAAGTACGAGGAGCTCATCGTCTGCTCCCACGAGATCGCAGCCAGCACAGCCCAGCTGGTGGCGGCCTCCAAG GTGAAGGCCGACAAGCACAGCCCCCACCTGAGTCGCCTGCAGGAGTGCTCACGCACCGTCAACGAGATGGCTGCCAACGTGGTGGCCTCCACCAAGTCAGGCCAGGAACAGATTGAGGACAGAG ACACCATGGACTTTTCTGGCCTCTCCCTCATCAAGCTGAAGAAGCAGGAGATGGAGACCCAG GTGCGGGTCCTGGAGCTGGAGAAAACCCTGGAGGTGGAGCGGGTGCGGCTGGGAGAGCTGCGGAAGCAGCATTACATGCTGGCCGGGGCCGTGGGGACGCCCAGTGAAGAGGAGCCCAGCCGGCCCAGCGCCGCCccccacagtgggacctccaagaagccacccctggcccagaagccCAGCGTGACCCCCAGACAGGACCACCAG CTCGACAAAAAAGATGGCATCTACTCTGCTCAACTCGTGAACTACTAG
- the HIP1R gene encoding huntingtin-interacting protein 1-related protein isoform X1, with protein MNSIKNVPARVLSRRPGHSLEAEREQFDKTQAISISKAINTQEAPVKEKHARRIILGTHHEKGAFTFWSYAIGLPLPSSSILSWKFCHVLHKVLRDGHPNVLHDCQRYRSNIREIGDLWGHLHDRYGQLVNVYTKLLLTKISFHLKHPQFPAGLEVTDEVLEKAAGTDVNNIFQLTVEMFDYMDCELKLSESVFRQLNTAIAVSQMSSGQCRLAPLIQVIQDCSHLYHYTVKLMFKLHSCLPADTLQGHRDRFHEQFHSLRNFFRRASDMLYFKRLIQIPRLPEGPPNFLRASALAEHIKPVVVIPEEAPEDEEPENLIEISTGPPAGEPAVVADLFEQTFGPPNGSMKDDRDLQIESLKREVETLRAELDKIKLEAQRYISQLKGQVNALEAELEEQRKQKQKALVDNEQLRHELSQLRAAQLEGERNQGLREEAEKKASATEARYNKLKEKHSELINTHAELLRKNADTAKQLTVTQQSQEEVARVKEQLAFQVEQVKRESEMKLEEQSDQLEKLKRELEAKAAELVRVQEALSRTEQSGSELSSRLDTLSVEKDALSSTVRQREADLLAAQSLVREKEAALSQEQQRSSQERNELQGRLADKEFQEQRLQQRLLDEQFAMLRGTAAEAERILQDAMGKLDDPLHLRCTSSPDYLVSRAQAALDSMSALEKGHAQYLTSRADASALVAALTRFSHLAADTIVHGGATSHLAPTDPADRLIDTCKECGARALELVGQLQDQQALLQAQPSRVRTPLQGILQLGQELKPKSLDVRQEELGAMVDKEMAATSAAIEDAVRRIEDMMNQARHASSGVKLEVNERILNSCTDLMKAIRLLVTTSTSLQKEIVESGRGAATQQEFYAKNSRWTEGLISASKAVGWGATQLVESADKVVLHTGKYEELIVCSHEIAASTAQLVAASKVKADKHSPHLSRLQECSRTVNEMAANVVASTKSGQEQIEDRDTMDFSGLSLIKLKKQEMETQVRVLELEKTLEVERVRLGELRKQHYMLAGAVGTPSEEEPSRPSAAPHSGTSKKPPLAQKPSVTPRQDHQLDKKDGIYSAQLVNY; from the exons GCCATCAGCATCAGCAAAGCCATCAACACCCAGGAAGCCCCTGTGAAGGAAAAGCATGCCCGGC GCATCATTCTGGGCACTCACCACGAGAAGGGGGCCTTCACTTTCTGGTCCTATGCCATCGGTCTACCTCTTCCCAGCAGCTCCATCCTCAGCTGGAAGTTCTGCCATGTCCTCCACAAGGTCCTTCGAGACGGGCACCCCAAT GTGCTGCACGACTGCCAGCGGTACCGGAGCAACATTCGGGAGATTGGAGACCTGTGG GGGCATCTGCATGACCGCTATGGACAGCTAGTGAACGTGTACACCAAACTCTTGCTGACCAAGATCTCCTTCCACCTCAAG CACCCCCAGTTTCCTGCGGGCCTGGAGGTGACAGACGAGGTGCTGGAGAAGGCGGCTGGCACTGACGTCAACAACAT CTTTCAGCTCACCGTGGAGATGTTTGATTACATGGATTGTGAGCTGAAGCTCTCCGAATCAG TGTTCCGGCAGCTCAACACGGCCATTGCTGTGTCCCAGATGTCCTCGGGCCAATGCCGCCTGGCGCCCCTCATCCAGGTCATCCAGGACTGCAGCCATCTCTACCACTACACTGTCAAGCTCATGTTCAAGCTGCACTCCT GTCTCCCCGCAGACACCCTGCAAGGCCACAGGGACCGGTTCCACGAGCAGTTTCACAG CCTCAGAAACTTCTTCCGCAGAGCTTCTGACATGCTCTACTTCAAGCGGCTCATCCAGATCCCCCGGCTGCCCGAG GGACCCCCCAATTTCCTGCGGGCTTCGGCGCTGGCCGAGCACATCAAGCCCGTGGTGGTGATCCCCGAGGAGGCCCCCGAGGATGAGGAACCCGAGAACCTCATTGAGATCAGCACAGGGCCCCCCGCGGGGGAGCCAGCG GTGGTGGCTGACCTCTTCGAGCAGACGTTTGGACCCCCCAATGGCTCTATGAAGGACGACAG GGACCTCCAGATCGAGAGCTTGAAGAGGGAAGTGGAGACCCTCCGTGCAGAGCTGGACAAGATCAAGCTGGAG GCCCAGCGGTACATCTCGCAGCTGAAGGGCCAGGTGAACGcactggaggcagagctggaggagcagcggaagcagaagcagaaggcCCTGGTGGACAACGAGCAGCTCCGCCACGAGCTGTCCCAGCTGCGCGCTGCCCAGCTGGAGGGCGAGCGGAACCAGGGCCTACGCGAGGAGGCCGAGA AGAAGGCCAGTGCCACGGAGGCACGCTACAACAAGCTGAAGGAAAAGCACAGTGAGCTCATCAACACACACGCCGAGCTTCTCAGAAAG AACGCAGACACCGCCAAGCAGCTGACTGTGACgcagcagagccaggaggagGTGGCACGGGTGAAGGAGCAGCTGGCCTTCCAGGTGGAGCAGGTGAAACGGGAGTCGGAGATGAAG CTGGAGGAGCAGAGTGACCAGCTGGAGAAGCTCAAGAGGGAGCTGGAGGCCAAGGCAGCAGAGCTGGTGCGCGTGCAGGAGGCCCTGAGCCGCACAGAGCAG AGCGGGTCGGAGCTGAGCTCGAGACTGGACACCCTGAGCGTGGAGAAGGATGCACTGAGCAGCACTGTGCGGCAGCGGGAGGCTGACCTGCTGGCAGCCCAGAGCCTGGTTCGGGAGAAGGAGGCGGCGCTGAGCCAGGAGCAGCAGCGCAGCTCCCAGGAGAGGAATGAACTGCAGGGGCGGCTGGCGGACAAG GAGTTTCAGGAGCAGAGGCTGCAGCAGAGACTCCTAGATGAGCAGTTTGCAATGCTCCGGGGCACTGCTGCTGAGGCCGAGCGCATCCTGCAGGACGCCATGGGCAAGCTGGACGACCCCCTGCACCTGCGCTGCACCAGCTCCCCGG ATTACCTGGTGAGCAGGGCCCAGGCAGCCCTGGACTCCATGAGTGCCCTGGAGAAGGGCCATGCTCAGTACCTGACCTCCAGGGCAG ATGCCTCTGCCCTGGTGGCAGCCCTGACCCGGTTCTCCCACCTGGCTGCAGACACCATCGTCCATGGCGGTGCCACCTCCCACCTGGCCCCCACTGACCCTGCTGACC GCCTGATTGACACCTGCAAGGAGTGTGGGGCCCGGGCTCTGGAGCTCGTGGGCCAGCTGCAGGATCAGCAGGCTCTGTTGCAGGCCCAGCCCAGCCGGGTGCGGACCCCTCTGCAGGGCATCCTTCAGCTGGGCCAG GAGCTGAAGCCTAAGAGCTTGGATGTGCGTCAGGAGGAGCTTGGGGCTATGGTGGACAAGGAGATGGCGGCCACGTCTGCGGCTATCGAAGATGCCGTTCGGAGGATAGAG GACATGATGAACCAGGCCCGCCATGCCAGCTCTGGGGTGAAGCTGGAGGTGAATGAGAG GATCCTCAATTCCTGCACAGACTTGATGAAG GCCATCCGGCTCCTGGTAACAACGTCCACCAGCCTGCAGAAGGAGATTGTGGAGAGCGGCAGG GGGGCAGCCACACAGCAGGAATTTTATGCCAAGAACTCAAGGTGGACGGAAGGTCTCATCTCTGCCTCCAAGGCCGTGGGCTGGGGAGCCACGCAGCTGGT GGAGTCAGCCGACAAGGTGGTGCTTCACACGGGCAAGTACGAGGAGCTCATCGTCTGCTCCCACGAGATCGCAGCCAGCACAGCCCAGCTGGTGGCGGCCTCCAAG GTGAAGGCCGACAAGCACAGCCCCCACCTGAGTCGCCTGCAGGAGTGCTCACGCACCGTCAACGAGATGGCTGCCAACGTGGTGGCCTCCACCAAGTCAGGCCAGGAACAGATTGAGGACAGAG ACACCATGGACTTTTCTGGCCTCTCCCTCATCAAGCTGAAGAAGCAGGAGATGGAGACCCAG GTGCGGGTCCTGGAGCTGGAGAAAACCCTGGAGGTGGAGCGGGTGCGGCTGGGAGAGCTGCGGAAGCAGCATTACATGCTGGCCGGGGCCGTGGGGACGCCCAGTGAAGAGGAGCCCAGCCGGCCCAGCGCCGCCccccacagtgggacctccaagaagccacccctggcccagaagccCAGCGTGACCCCCAGACAGGACCACCAG CTCGACAAAAAAGATGGCATCTACTCTGCTCAACTCGTGAACTACTAG